In a genomic window of Nitrospira sp. ND1:
- a CDS encoding family 10 glycosylhydrolase codes for MNHVFLGSNMRLQNPAFQHGQWLGSVFPLLAWLILIGIQMAFPLASSAEVSPKPGRVLFDEDFSWLTQEGADRLLQHAQEAGFDTIIPCVWHGRGVTWPSKRAPREPRWEQTVNQNPDPLGYLIKKAHALGINVHPWFTVGLRQKDFFSEFAEPGTPEKSFNWHHAGFQDWMVGIILEVVQKYDIDGLNLDYVRTKGHCTGSSCERNYELTRHRNLLRDIASRSFDQAARESLIIWNNHAVGSLIELVAQEGRRIRPGLFITIDSLAGDQQWMEQGANGLVWAQNGWIDLIYHMDYGNPLNTSFLTQLRRTITDRTKVAILIGNYEVNPSNPALTTARSSTQVLQLLAQSRELWPESSVTALYEYRFLTDEQIAALRAGPFKPSDRTGNALLEPPTNIRIH; via the coding sequence ATGAACCACGTATTCTTGGGTTCTAATATGCGCCTACAAAACCCCGCCTTCCAACATGGGCAATGGCTGGGATCAGTGTTCCCACTTCTTGCCTGGCTTATTCTTATTGGCATTCAAATGGCCTTCCCCCTCGCTTCTTCGGCAGAAGTATCTCCAAAGCCAGGCCGTGTACTCTTCGATGAAGATTTTTCATGGCTGACTCAAGAGGGAGCCGACCGCTTGCTCCAGCATGCCCAAGAAGCTGGCTTTGACACTATCATCCCATGTGTCTGGCACGGTCGAGGTGTAACATGGCCATCGAAGCGCGCCCCACGAGAGCCTCGATGGGAGCAGACCGTCAACCAAAACCCAGACCCTCTTGGATACCTCATCAAGAAGGCCCATGCCCTGGGAATCAATGTTCATCCTTGGTTTACGGTAGGACTTCGCCAAAAAGATTTCTTTTCGGAATTTGCGGAGCCTGGCACGCCCGAAAAGTCGTTCAATTGGCATCATGCAGGATTTCAAGACTGGATGGTTGGGATCATCCTCGAAGTCGTCCAGAAATATGATATCGACGGACTTAATCTAGACTATGTCAGGACGAAAGGGCACTGCACCGGCTCGTCTTGTGAACGGAATTACGAACTAACACGCCACCGCAATTTGCTGAGAGACATCGCTTCCCGATCCTTCGATCAAGCAGCTAGGGAATCGCTGATTATTTGGAATAATCATGCTGTCGGAAGTCTGATCGAGCTCGTTGCCCAAGAGGGGAGGCGTATTCGGCCAGGCCTGTTCATCACCATTGACTCATTGGCTGGCGATCAACAGTGGATGGAGCAGGGTGCTAATGGGCTGGTTTGGGCACAAAACGGATGGATCGACCTTATCTACCATATGGACTATGGCAATCCATTAAACACTTCATTTCTCACTCAGTTACGGCGGACAATTACAGATCGGACCAAGGTGGCAATCCTCATTGGGAACTACGAAGTTAACCCTTCCAACCCAGCGCTTACGACCGCAAGATCCTCAACTCAAGTCCTGCAGCTCCTTGCGCAAAGTCGTGAGCTTTGGCCGGAAAGTTCGGTCACCGCCCTCTACGAGTATCGATTCTTGACAGACGAACAGATTGCGGCCTTGCGTGCGGGTCCGTTCAAGCCTTCGGATCGAACAGGTAATGCACTACTCGAGCCCCCTACTAATATAAGGATCCATTGA
- a CDS encoding phenylacetate--CoA ligase family protein has product MPLEDLLYPFLKSYTSAPQWVKSTLGSVYAMIPSRLKYGSAYARFYSEAVCTDEQTLRALIEQKLSDTLTRAIQTVPAYEEYRSLLATSTCPLELLHQIRPITKEMIKNQPDRFVSSSFAAHHRMPMFTGGSTAQPMRFYLQKHVTRPKESAYVDIWMKSLGVSQQDITLVLRGRTVPTAGKPNGRLWMYDPIRRQLILSCDHLEPEYMDGYTHPLRTWKPTFIHAFPSAVYALAKWLHDHPALDITNSVRAILLTSETIYDYQLAAIQAVFSCPIVPHYGHSERVLMAAGRSDDGRYLFWPQYGHVELLGPHNQPITQPGVIGEIVGTSFDNHVMPFIRYRTGDFAALSDRHHPKFPLYPVCERIEGRLQEFVVCHDHRLVSITTLGAAHFDLLVDVHEIQYEQHEPGKVVLNVVVTTPLSPATQRAIVRAVEQKTQGGCTLTVRTVPRIERTERGKHRMMIQHLDIRRYLGASIDPTILTHLKPSSC; this is encoded by the coding sequence ATGCCACTCGAAGATCTACTTTATCCATTCCTCAAGTCCTACACGAGCGCTCCGCAATGGGTGAAGTCCACTCTGGGATCGGTGTACGCTATGATTCCTTCCCGTCTGAAATACGGGTCGGCTTATGCTCGATTCTACAGCGAAGCAGTCTGCACAGATGAACAGACTCTTCGTGCGTTGATCGAGCAGAAGCTGTCAGACACGCTCACCAGGGCCATTCAAACAGTGCCCGCCTATGAGGAATACAGATCATTGCTGGCCACATCGACATGCCCCCTTGAGTTACTCCACCAGATCCGTCCCATCACAAAAGAGATGATCAAGAATCAGCCTGACCGGTTTGTTTCATCATCATTCGCAGCCCATCATCGGATGCCGATGTTTACAGGGGGCTCTACCGCGCAACCGATGCGCTTTTACTTGCAGAAGCATGTCACGCGACCGAAAGAATCGGCCTACGTGGACATATGGATGAAGTCCTTGGGCGTCAGCCAACAGGACATCACGCTGGTCCTGCGCGGGAGAACTGTACCCACGGCTGGCAAACCGAACGGTCGACTGTGGATGTATGACCCAATCAGACGGCAGCTCATTTTGAGTTGTGATCATCTTGAGCCTGAATATATGGATGGGTACACGCACCCTCTACGGACGTGGAAACCCACGTTCATCCACGCCTTTCCATCAGCGGTCTATGCGCTCGCAAAGTGGCTGCATGATCATCCCGCACTTGATATTACGAACAGCGTCCGCGCAATCCTTCTCACATCTGAGACGATCTATGACTATCAACTTGCGGCAATCCAAGCCGTATTTTCCTGTCCCATTGTTCCTCACTACGGACATTCAGAACGCGTGTTGATGGCAGCTGGGCGATCAGATGATGGGCGCTATTTGTTCTGGCCTCAGTACGGGCACGTTGAACTCCTGGGCCCACACAACCAGCCAATCACCCAGCCCGGAGTGATCGGAGAGATCGTCGGCACCAGTTTTGACAACCATGTCATGCCGTTTATCCGCTACCGCACCGGAGACTTTGCCGCCCTGAGCGATCGACACCATCCGAAGTTTCCCTTGTATCCAGTCTGCGAACGTATCGAGGGGCGGCTCCAAGAGTTCGTTGTCTGCCACGACCACCGACTGGTCTCCATCACAACCTTAGGCGCAGCCCATTTTGATCTGCTCGTCGACGTGCACGAGATTCAATACGAGCAACATGAGCCCGGCAAGGTCGTGCTGAATGTGGTTGTTACCACCCCGCTCAGTCCGGCAACTCAGCGAGCGATTGTTCGGGCGGTCGAACAAAAAACCCAAGGTGGATGCACCCTGACCGTGCGGACAGTGCCTCGAATTGAGCGAACCGAACGAGGCAAACACCGGATGATGATTCAGCATCTTGATATCCGGAGATATCTGGGCGCTTCGATCGACCCAACGATATTAACCCACCTCAAACCATCATCATGTTGA